From Vigna unguiculata cultivar IT97K-499-35 chromosome 5, ASM411807v1, whole genome shotgun sequence, the proteins below share one genomic window:
- the LOC114185406 gene encoding protein SPA1-RELATED 3-like isoform X1, with protein MCCWTWPTCNSNWMKMEGSSGSAFQNSGSSRALNSSGVSDRNQRVHYPETKGDQAKNLGGGFSGLCEDEVDVDPFYGAVEWGDISLRQWLDKPERSVEAFECLHIFRQIVEIVSVAHSQGVVVHNVRPSCFVMSSFNHISFIESASCSDTGSDSLGEGLNDQGGEIKTPTSLCPHDMHQQSLGSEDFVPVKTSTTTARSDSSCMLSSAVYAARASLIEETEEHKMKDRRKDEEVEGKKQSFPMKQILLMEMSWYSSPEEVAGDSSSCASDVYRLGVLLFELFCPLSSREEKSRTMSSLRHRVLPPQLLLKWPKEASFCLWLLHPDPSSRPTLGELLQSEFLNEQRDDMEEREAAIELRQRIEDKELLLEFLLLLQQRKQEVAEKLQHTISFLCSDIEEVTKQQVRFKEITGTELGSDDRSASSFPSMTVVDSDDSAYVGTRKRVRLGTHAKNNEECDDDDDGGDDQKSNGSFLSKSSRLMKNFKKLESAYFLTRCRPAYPSGKLVSRHPPITSDGRGSVVLTERSCINDMKSKEQCREGASAWINPFLEGLCKYLSFSKIKVKADLKQGDLLHSSNLVCSLSFDRDGEFFATAGVNKKIKVFECDSIINEDRDIHYPVVEMASRSKLSSLCWNAYIKSQIASSNFEGVVQLWDVTRSQVLSEMREHERRVWSIDFSSADPTMLASGSDDGSVKLWSINQGVSVGTIKTKANVCCVQFPLDSSRFLAFGSADHRIYYYDLRNLKMPLCTLVGHNKTVSYIKFVDTVNLVSASTDNTLKLWDLSACASRVIDTPIQSFTGHVNVKNFVGLSVSDGYIATGSETNEVFIYHKAFPMPALSFKFQNTDPLSGNEVDDTAQFVSSVCWRGQSSTLLAANSTGNVKILEMV; from the exons ATGTGTTGTTGGACTTGGCCTACATGCAACTCTAACTGGATGAAGATGGAGGGTTCTTCAGGGTCTGCTTTTCAGAATTCTGGCAGTTCCAGGGCTTTGAACAGTTCTGGTGTCTCGGACAGAAACCAAAGAGTTCATTATCCAGAAACCAAAGGTGATCAAGCTAAAAATTTGGGTGGTgggttttctgggttgtgtGAAGATGAAGTGGATGTTGACCCCTTTTATGGTGCTGTGGAATGGGGTGATATTAGCTTGAGGCAATGGTTGGATAAACCAGAACGATCGGTCGAGGCCTTTGAATGCTTGCACATATTTAGGCAAATAGTAGAAATTGTTAGTGTAGCGCATTCTCAAGGAGTTGTAGTTCATAATGTGAGGCCTTCCTGTTTTGTCATGTCTTCTTTCAACCATATCTCGTTTATTGAATCAGCATCTTGTTCAGATACTGGCTCGGATTCTTTAGGAGAAGGATTGAACGACCAAGGTGGTGAGATCAAAACTCCAACATCTCTCTGTCCCCATGATATGCATCAGCAGAGCTTGGGAAGTGAAGATTTTGTGCCTGTCAAGACTTCTACAACCACTGCTCGCTCTGATTCTAGTTGCATGTTGTCGAGTGCTGTGTATGCAGCTCGTGCATCTTTGATAGAAGAAACAGAAGAACATAAAATGAAAGATAGGAGGAAGGATGAGGAAGTAGAAGGGAAGAAGCAATCATTTCCAATGAAGCAGATACTGCTAATGGAGATGAGTTGGTACTCTAGTCCTGAAGAGGTTGCTGGTGACTCTAGTTCTTGTGCTTCAGATGTTTATCGATTAGGGGTTCTTCTTTTTGAG CTATTTTGTCCGCTAAGTTCGAGAGAAGAAAAGAGTAGAACCATGTCTAGCCTTAGACATAGGGTTCTTCCTCCACAGTTACTTCTAAAGTGGCCCAAAGAAGCTTCCTTTTGCTTGTGGTTACTGCATCCTGACCCTAGTAGTCGTCCAACACTGGG GGAGTTGTTGCAGAGTGAGTTCCTTAATGAGCAAAGAGATGACATGGAAGAACGTGAAGCAGCGATAGAGCTGAGACAAAGGATAGAGGATAAGGAGTTGCTGCTAGAATTCCTTTTGTTACTTCAACAGAGAAAACAGGAAGTTGCTGAGAAGTTGCAACACACTATCTCTTTTCTGTGCTCAGATATTGAAGAAGTGACAAAGCAGCAAGTTAGATTTAAAGAGATTACTGGTACTGAACTGGGGAGTGATGATCGTTCAGCATCAAGTTTTCCATCAATGACAGTTGTGGACAGTGATGATTCTGCATATGTAGGGACTAGAAAACGAGTGAGGCTAGGGACTCATGCTAAAAACAATGAGGaatgtgatgatgatgatgatggaggGGATGATCAGAAAAGTAATGGAAGTTTTCTTTCAAAAAGTTCACGGCTGATGAAGAACTTTAAAAAACTTGAGTCTGCATACTTTTTAACGCGATGTAGACCGGCCTATCCGTCTGGGAAACTGGTGAGTAGGCATCCTCCTATAACAAGTGATGGTAGAGGATCTGTTGTTTTGACTGAAAGAAGTTGCATCAATGACATGAAATCAAAAGAGCAGTGCAGGGAGGGAGCAAGTGCTTGGATAAATCCTTTTCTTGAGGGTTTGTGCAAGTATTTATCATTCAGCAAGATAAAGGTTAAGGCTGACCTAAAACAAGGGGATCTATTGCATTCATCCAACCTTGTATGCTCACTCAGTTTTGATCGTGATGGAGAATTTTTTGCTACTGCTGGTGTGAATAAGAAGATTAAAGTGTTTGAATGTGATTCAATCATAAACGAGGATCGTGATATCCACTACCCAGTTGTGGAGATGGCTAGCAGGTCAAAGTTAAGCAGTTTATGTTGGAATGCATACATCAAAAGCCAAATTGCTTCAAGCAACTTTGAAGGTGTTGTGCAG TTGTGGGATGTGACAAGAAGTCAAGTACTGTCTGAGATGAGGGAGCACGAGCGGCGTGTGTGGTCGATCGATTTCTCGTCAGCAGATCCAACAATGTTGGCAAGTGGGAGCGATGATGGTTCTGTCAAGCTATGGAGTATCAATCAG GGAGTTAGTGTTGGAACCATCAAAACCAAGGCAAATGTATGCTGTGTTCAGTTCCCTCTGGATTCTTCTCGTTTCCTTGCATTTGGTTCAGCAGATCATCGCATATATTACTATGATCTTCGCAACCTTAAAATGCCGCTCTGTACTTTGGTTGGACATAACAAGACTGTTAGCTACATCAAGTTTGTAGACACTGTCAACCTTGTCTCAGCTTCCACAGATAACACTTTGAAGCTTTGGGATTTGTCCGCGTGTGCATCTCGAGTTATAGACACACCGATTCAATCATTCACAGGTCACGTGAATGTTAAG AACTTTGTGGGGTTATCAGTATCTGATGGTTACATTGCCACTGGTTCAGAGACAAATGAG GTTTTCATATACCACAAAGCCTTCCCTATGCCTGCACTGTCATTCAAGTTTCAGAACACAGACCCTCTTTCCGGTAACGAAGTGGATGACACGGCGCAATTCGTGTCGTCGGTTTGTTGGCGGGGTCAGTCGTCCACCTTGCTCGCCGCAAATTCGACGGGGAATGTGAAAATTCTGGAGATGGTTTAG
- the LOC114185406 gene encoding protein SPA1-RELATED 3-like isoform X2, giving the protein MCCWTWPTCNSNWMKMEGSSGSAFQNSGSSRALNSSGVSDRNQRVHYPETKGDQAKNLGGGFSGLCEDEVDVDPFYGAVEWGDISLRQWLDKPERSVEAFECLHIFRQIVEIVSVAHSQGVVVHNVRPSCFVMSSFNHISFIESASCSDTGSDSLGEGLNDQGGEIKTPTSLCPHDMHQQSLGSEDFVPVKTSTTTARSDSSCMLSSAVYAARASLIEETEEHKMKDRRKDEEVEGKKQSFPMKQILLMEMSWYSSPEEVAGDSSSCASDVYRLGVLLFELFCPLSSREEKSRTMSSLRHRVLPPQLLLKWPKEASFCLWLLHPDPSSRPTLGELLQSEFLNEQRDDMEEREAAIELRQRIEDKELLLEFLLLLQQRKQEVAEKLQHTISFLCSDIEEVTKQQVRFKEITGTELGSDDRSASSFPSMTVVDSDDSAYVGTRKRVRLGTHAKNNEECDDDDDGGDDQKSNGSFLSKSSRLMKNFKKLESAYFLTRCRPAYPSGKLVSRHPPITSDGRGSVVLTERSCINDMKSKEQCREGASAWINPFLEGLCKYLSFSKIKVKADLKQGDLLHSSNLVCSLSFDRDGEFFATAGVNKKIKVFECDSIINEDRDIHYPVVEMASRSKLSSLCWNAYIKSQIASSNFEGVVQLWDVTRSQVLSEMREHERRVWSIDFSSADPTMLASGSDDGSVKLWSINQAIPFLHLVDVSFETKRS; this is encoded by the exons ATGTGTTGTTGGACTTGGCCTACATGCAACTCTAACTGGATGAAGATGGAGGGTTCTTCAGGGTCTGCTTTTCAGAATTCTGGCAGTTCCAGGGCTTTGAACAGTTCTGGTGTCTCGGACAGAAACCAAAGAGTTCATTATCCAGAAACCAAAGGTGATCAAGCTAAAAATTTGGGTGGTgggttttctgggttgtgtGAAGATGAAGTGGATGTTGACCCCTTTTATGGTGCTGTGGAATGGGGTGATATTAGCTTGAGGCAATGGTTGGATAAACCAGAACGATCGGTCGAGGCCTTTGAATGCTTGCACATATTTAGGCAAATAGTAGAAATTGTTAGTGTAGCGCATTCTCAAGGAGTTGTAGTTCATAATGTGAGGCCTTCCTGTTTTGTCATGTCTTCTTTCAACCATATCTCGTTTATTGAATCAGCATCTTGTTCAGATACTGGCTCGGATTCTTTAGGAGAAGGATTGAACGACCAAGGTGGTGAGATCAAAACTCCAACATCTCTCTGTCCCCATGATATGCATCAGCAGAGCTTGGGAAGTGAAGATTTTGTGCCTGTCAAGACTTCTACAACCACTGCTCGCTCTGATTCTAGTTGCATGTTGTCGAGTGCTGTGTATGCAGCTCGTGCATCTTTGATAGAAGAAACAGAAGAACATAAAATGAAAGATAGGAGGAAGGATGAGGAAGTAGAAGGGAAGAAGCAATCATTTCCAATGAAGCAGATACTGCTAATGGAGATGAGTTGGTACTCTAGTCCTGAAGAGGTTGCTGGTGACTCTAGTTCTTGTGCTTCAGATGTTTATCGATTAGGGGTTCTTCTTTTTGAG CTATTTTGTCCGCTAAGTTCGAGAGAAGAAAAGAGTAGAACCATGTCTAGCCTTAGACATAGGGTTCTTCCTCCACAGTTACTTCTAAAGTGGCCCAAAGAAGCTTCCTTTTGCTTGTGGTTACTGCATCCTGACCCTAGTAGTCGTCCAACACTGGG GGAGTTGTTGCAGAGTGAGTTCCTTAATGAGCAAAGAGATGACATGGAAGAACGTGAAGCAGCGATAGAGCTGAGACAAAGGATAGAGGATAAGGAGTTGCTGCTAGAATTCCTTTTGTTACTTCAACAGAGAAAACAGGAAGTTGCTGAGAAGTTGCAACACACTATCTCTTTTCTGTGCTCAGATATTGAAGAAGTGACAAAGCAGCAAGTTAGATTTAAAGAGATTACTGGTACTGAACTGGGGAGTGATGATCGTTCAGCATCAAGTTTTCCATCAATGACAGTTGTGGACAGTGATGATTCTGCATATGTAGGGACTAGAAAACGAGTGAGGCTAGGGACTCATGCTAAAAACAATGAGGaatgtgatgatgatgatgatggaggGGATGATCAGAAAAGTAATGGAAGTTTTCTTTCAAAAAGTTCACGGCTGATGAAGAACTTTAAAAAACTTGAGTCTGCATACTTTTTAACGCGATGTAGACCGGCCTATCCGTCTGGGAAACTGGTGAGTAGGCATCCTCCTATAACAAGTGATGGTAGAGGATCTGTTGTTTTGACTGAAAGAAGTTGCATCAATGACATGAAATCAAAAGAGCAGTGCAGGGAGGGAGCAAGTGCTTGGATAAATCCTTTTCTTGAGGGTTTGTGCAAGTATTTATCATTCAGCAAGATAAAGGTTAAGGCTGACCTAAAACAAGGGGATCTATTGCATTCATCCAACCTTGTATGCTCACTCAGTTTTGATCGTGATGGAGAATTTTTTGCTACTGCTGGTGTGAATAAGAAGATTAAAGTGTTTGAATGTGATTCAATCATAAACGAGGATCGTGATATCCACTACCCAGTTGTGGAGATGGCTAGCAGGTCAAAGTTAAGCAGTTTATGTTGGAATGCATACATCAAAAGCCAAATTGCTTCAAGCAACTTTGAAGGTGTTGTGCAG TTGTGGGATGTGACAAGAAGTCAAGTACTGTCTGAGATGAGGGAGCACGAGCGGCGTGTGTGGTCGATCGATTTCTCGTCAGCAGATCCAACAATGTTGGCAAGTGGGAGCGATGATGGTTCTGTCAAGCTATGGAGTATCAATCAGGCAATTCCATTTTTGCACTTGGTGGATGTCAGCTTTGAAACTAAAC GGAGTTAG